A region from the Pseudomonas sp. P8_229 genome encodes:
- a CDS encoding IS110 family transposase → MAMPVVTTQSIIGVDVAKDELVIYHAESDQLETISNTKAAIKKWLKTAAKPVAIAIEATNIYHQEFADLAYADGCVIYMVGGYELSHYRKGVNVRAKTDALDARLLARYLTNEGDHLRPWTPPSPLYCRLISLFRRRAALVQARVSLKQSWENEPLLKTAFKNQINAMQRLEILLEKTILAQIDEAGLGAQLKRCMKVEGIGTLTGARLLASFQRGDFRNADAFIAFLGLDLRISDSGKKKGRRCLTKRGDSEARRLLHNAAMAASRTSAWKGFYEALRERGLSTTQALVALARKLARVVFALLKNQSEYSPKAV, encoded by the coding sequence ATGGCAATGCCCGTCGTTACCACTCAGTCGATTATCGGGGTTGATGTCGCCAAGGACGAACTGGTGATTTATCACGCCGAATCAGATCAGCTCGAGACAATCTCCAATACCAAAGCGGCGATCAAGAAATGGCTCAAAACCGCTGCCAAGCCAGTGGCAATCGCCATCGAAGCCACCAATATCTATCACCAGGAATTTGCTGATCTGGCGTATGCCGATGGTTGCGTGATCTATATGGTTGGCGGTTATGAGCTCAGCCATTACCGCAAAGGTGTGAACGTTCGCGCCAAAACTGATGCGCTGGATGCCCGATTACTGGCCCGTTATCTGACAAACGAAGGGGACCACTTACGCCCTTGGACACCGCCGTCGCCCTTGTATTGCCGGCTCATCAGTCTTTTCCGGCGTCGTGCGGCTCTGGTCCAGGCTCGTGTCAGCCTCAAGCAGAGCTGGGAGAATGAGCCATTGCTCAAAACCGCTTTCAAAAATCAGATAAACGCCATGCAAAGACTGGAAATCCTGCTGGAGAAAACGATCCTGGCGCAGATAGACGAAGCCGGTTTAGGCGCTCAGCTCAAGCGTTGCATGAAGGTAGAAGGCATCGGTACGTTGACCGGCGCCCGCTTGCTCGCATCCTTTCAGCGTGGGGACTTCAGGAATGCCGACGCTTTCATCGCCTTTCTAGGCCTGGATCTGCGCATATCGGACTCAGGCAAAAAGAAAGGCCGTCGCTGCCTGACCAAACGAGGCGACTCAGAGGCACGTCGATTGCTGCACAACGCTGCAATGGCGGCGAGCCGGACCTCGGCGTGGAAAGGGTTTTATGAGGCTTTAAGAGAGCGCGGATTGAGCACTACCCAAGCACTGGTCGCACTAGCCCGCAAGCTTGC
- the cyoA gene encoding ubiquinol oxidase subunit II, producing MSKNRYPRLLGLVPLLGTLLLGGCNMTLLNPTGQVGLEQRNLIITATLLMLLVVVPVIVMTFLFAWKYRASNKDAVYTPKWSHSTKIEVAVWTIPVLIIIALGYITYISTHKLDPYRPIESDVKPVTIEVVALDWKWLFIYPEQGIATVNKIVFPAHTPINFKITSDAVMNSFFIPGLGGQIYAMAGMQTKLHLIADRNAEMDGISANYSGAGFTGMKFKAIATSQEDFDAWVSEVKKSPKQLDQAEYAALAKPSQNNPVELYSSVTPNQFQIIVDKYEGMKPGKPLKHEKKEKEVAATEVDSSSHSAAGAEE from the coding sequence ATGAGTAAAAACAGGTACCCCAGATTACTAGGCCTAGTGCCGCTGCTCGGCACGTTGTTGCTGGGAGGCTGCAACATGACCCTGCTCAATCCAACGGGCCAGGTCGGCCTGGAACAGCGCAACCTGATCATCACCGCCACGCTGCTGATGCTGTTGGTCGTTGTGCCGGTTATCGTCATGACCTTCCTGTTCGCCTGGAAGTACCGCGCGTCCAACAAGGATGCCGTCTACACCCCGAAATGGTCGCACTCGACCAAAATCGAAGTGGCAGTCTGGACCATCCCGGTCCTGATCATCATTGCCCTGGGTTACATCACCTACATTTCGACCCACAAGCTGGATCCGTATCGTCCGATCGAGTCTGACGTCAAGCCAGTGACCATCGAAGTGGTCGCGCTGGACTGGAAGTGGCTGTTCATCTACCCGGAACAAGGCATTGCCACGGTCAACAAGATCGTGTTCCCGGCGCACACGCCAATCAACTTCAAGATCACCTCCGACGCCGTGATGAACTCGTTCTTCATCCCGGGCCTGGGCGGCCAGATCTACGCGATGGCGGGCATGCAGACCAAACTGCACCTGATCGCTGACCGCAACGCTGAAATGGACGGTATCTCAGCCAACTACAGCGGTGCCGGTTTCACCGGTATGAAATTCAAAGCGATCGCAACTTCTCAGGAAGATTTCGACGCCTGGGTAAGTGAAGTCAAGAAGTCACCTAAACAGCTTGATCAAGCTGAATACGCAGCCCTTGCCAAGCCGAGCCAGAACAACCCAGTCGAGCTCTACTCCTCGGTCACGCCGAACCAGTTCCAGATCATCGTCGACAAGTACGAAGGTATGAAGCCGGGCAAGCCGCTGAAGCACGAGAAGAAAGAGAAAGAAGTGGCGGCCACGGAAGTGGACTCGAGTTCGCATTCAGCTGCCGGTGCAGAGGAGTAA
- a CDS encoding disulfide bond formation protein B has product MSEETIRLGRERRFLVLLGIICLALIGGALYMQIVLGEAPCPLCILQRYALLLIALFAFIGAAMRTRRSITVFEVLVVICAIAGAGVAGHHVYTQFYPAVSCGIDVLQPIVDGLPLAKIFPLGFQVDGFCSTPYPPILGLSLAQWALVAFVLVVILVPLLTSRNRKALR; this is encoded by the coding sequence ATGAGCGAGGAAACAATTCGGTTGGGCCGTGAGCGGCGCTTTCTGGTGCTGTTGGGGATCATCTGTCTGGCGCTGATCGGTGGCGCGCTTTATATGCAAATCGTACTGGGCGAGGCGCCATGCCCGCTGTGCATCCTGCAGCGTTATGCATTGCTGCTGATCGCACTGTTCGCCTTTATAGGCGCGGCCATGCGCACCCGACGCAGCATCACCGTGTTCGAGGTGCTGGTGGTGATCTGCGCGATCGCCGGCGCCGGTGTTGCCGGCCACCACGTGTACACCCAGTTCTATCCGGCGGTGAGCTGCGGCATCGACGTGTTGCAGCCGATTGTCGATGGCCTGCCGCTGGCGAAAATCTTCCCGCTGGGCTTCCAGGTCGACGGTTTCTGCTCGACACCGTACCCGCCGATCCTCGGTCTCTCGCTGGCGCAATGGGCACTGGTGGCCTTCGTGCTGGTGGTGATCCTGGTGCCTCTGCTGACCTCGCGTAACCGAAAAGCACTGCGCTGA